A portion of the Cryptomeria japonica chromosome 5, Sugi_1.0, whole genome shotgun sequence genome contains these proteins:
- the LOC131061122 gene encoding replication protein A 70 kDa DNA-binding subunit A-like gives MSSSTCSVGPLEQPPPDATGPADPLELTPYAIRSINVGDDIPPPLLQLLSFEKMVGDPNDNDRYKLVLSDGTYMQVAILPTKAIIVFTLDVKKTDCHLLGKPRYLFKEQEEQMLGRETPPPTKRALKFGADLPSPQNGPSENISPIKSLNPYQNNWTIKGCVTNKRKMHKYNTPKCNGQVFSFDIIDEEGCEIRITSFDKIAELHYHRIEQGASYVMSKGTVKDANKVYNKLNSQLEIILTETSVLKRCALDVVGPDKKTRFTPIDELLTTTNNTLIDVIGVVVNVGEISVIRRKDRCVVNKRIVKINDMSTLTIDVNLWGPSSEQLGNDLKNMHTSGTFVILVVQNARVGYFNGKVINASASTAFEINPSIPEAEPLRLRGPIQQSLDPHPSALHCKNN, from the exons ATGTCATCTTCTACTTGCTCTGTTGGTCCACTAGAACAGCCTCCCCCAGATGCTACG GGACCTGCCGATCCCCTTGAGCTTACCCCATATGCAATCCGATCTATCAATGTTGGAGATGATATCCCTCCACCATTACTGCAGCTTCTATCATTTGAAAAAATGGTTGGTGATCCAAATGACAATGACAGATACAAACTTGTCTTGTCAGATGGCACATATATGCAAGTGGCCATTTTGCCAACCAA GGCCATCATTGTATTCACTCTTGATGTGAAAAAAACGGATTGCCATTTGCTTGGCAAACCTCGATACCTCTTCAAGGAACAGGAAGAGCAAATGTTGGGCCGAGAAACCCCGCCACCCACTAAACGTGCTCTTAAATTCGGTGCAGATTTGCCTTCCCCACAAAATGGTCCTTCTGAAAATATCAGCCCTATTAAAAGCTTGAACCCTTACCAAAACAATTGGACCATAAAAGGCTGCGTAACAAATAAGAGGAAGATGCATAAATATAACACGCCAAAATGCAATGGCCAAGTTTTTAGTTTTGATATTATAGACGAAGAGGGTTGTGAAATTAGAATCACTTCCTTTGACAAAATTGCTGAATTACACTATCATCGAATCGAGCAAGGAGCTTCATATGTTATGTCCAAAGGTACAGTGAAAGATGCAAACAAGGTGTACAATAAACTTAACAGCCAGCTTGAGATTATCTTGACTGAAACTTCAGTTTTGAAGCGTTGTGCCCTTGATGTTGTTGGGCCTGATAAAAAAACCCGCTTCACCCCTATTGATGAACTTCTCACCACTACCAACAATACTTTGATtgatgttattggtgttgttgtcAATGTCGGAGAGATCTCTGTAATTCGTAGAAAGGATCGCTGTGTTGTAAACAAGAGAATAGTAAAAATAAATGATATGTCAACTTTGACAATAGATGTTAACCTTTGGGGCCCATCCTCAGAACAACTAGGCAATGACTTGAAGAATATGCATACATCTGGAACATTTGTCATCCTTGTTGTTCAAAATGCAAGGGTTGGTTATTTCAACGGAAAAGTCATAAATGCATCAGCGTCCACAGCTTTTGAAATCAACCCTTCTATTCCTGAAGCAGAGCCCCTCCGTTTAAGAGGCCCTATCCAACAAAGCCTTGATCCACATCCTTCGGCTCTCCATTGCAAAAATAACTAG